A stretch of the Papaver somniferum cultivar HN1 chromosome 6, ASM357369v1, whole genome shotgun sequence genome encodes the following:
- the LOC113288632 gene encoding DNA-directed RNA polymerases II, IV and V subunit 6A-like, whose translation MADDDNDMGDMGYEDEPVEDIMEGEEEEVENNNEDEAAEQVVLEGEEKEEAEPVKKDRKTSKFMTKYERARILGTRALQISMNAPVMVELEGETDPLEIAMKELRARKIPFTIRRYLPDGSYEDWGVDELIVEDSWKRQVGSNHNDHSINLGFSVTLAAICSVLLVCYVSR comes from the exons atggcGGACGATGATAATGATATGGGTGATATGGG ATACGAGGATGAACCAGTTGAGGATATTATG gaaggagaagaagaggaggttgagAATAACAATGAGGATGAGGCTGCTGAGCAAGTGGTTTTAGAAGGTGAAGAGAAAGAGGAAGCTGAACCAGTTAAAAAAGATCGGAAGACGTCTAAGTTTATGACCAAGTATGAACGAGCAAGAATTCTTGGTACCCGCGCTCTGCAGATTAG CATGAATGCACCAGTGATGGTTGAGCTGGAGGGGGAGACTGATCCACTTGAG ATTGCCATGAAAGAACTCCGGGCCCGCAAGATACCTTTCACCATCCGTCGCTACTTGCCTGATGGAAG TTATGAAGATTGGGGAGTTGATGAGCTGATCGTTGAAGACTCTTGGAAGAGACAAGTTGGCAGCAATCACAATGATCATTCGATCAATCTGGGGTTCTCTGTCACACTGGCAGCAATATGTTCCGTTCTCTTGGTCTGTTATGTCTCTAGATAa